The sequence ATGATGAGGGGCGGCATCCAGCGGATGATATTACCAAAGGTCCCTGCGTTCATCGCAATAATCCGATGGGCCTCAAAGAGCTCCTTCAAAATGGCGGTGGTCCGTGCTGCATCTGGCGCTCCAGTCACCGGGTCGACAATCTCTACTCCAACCATCAAACCCAGCGAACGAATCTTCCCAATCTCCTTCCGTGACTCGGCAATACGGCGCAACCCTTCACTGAGCTGCTCCCCTCGTTGAGCAGCGTTCTCGACGAGACCCTCCTCCTGAATGACATCAAGGGTTGCGATTGCCGCCGCAACGCCTATGGGATTCGCACCATAGGTTCCACCATGACTTCCAACGGTCCACTCCTTCATGATGTCATAGGAGGAGCCAATCGCTGAGAATGGAAACCCTGACGCGATGCCTTTAGCCATCACAAGAATATCGGGAGTGACGCCCGCATGATCGAGGGCGAACATACGCCCTGTACGTCCAAACCCGGTCTGCACCTCGTCAGCCACAAAAAGGATGCCATGCTGGGTGCAACGTTCGCGAATCGCCTCAAGGAACTCAGTTGGCGCTGGCAGATATCCACCCTCACCCAAGACCGGCTCGATGACCATCGCTGCGGTCTCACTCGGCGCGGTTTGTGCCGCTAATAAGTAGTCGAGATAATCAATCGCTTCACCAACACTCGTGCCATCAGCTCCACCCGCGCGCGGAAAGCCGGGGAATAACGAGACGAACACCCCAGCTGGAAGTGGTTGATAGCCAGCTCGATAACCAGTTCGGGAGGTGGTCATCGCCATCGCCTGAGCAGTACGCCCATGGAAGCTTCCCTGAAATACGATAATATTGGTACGCTTGGTGTACTGTCGCGCCAACTTGACCGCAGCCTCCGTGGCCTCGGCGCCAGAGTTGCTATAGAAGAAGGTGTCTATCCCTGCAGGGGTAACGCTCTCCAAACGGTCCGCGAGTTCCTGCAATCGGTGATGAGTATAGATGTTGACCTGCGCGTGAATGAACTCTTGTGCCTGTTCGGCGATTGCCCTGGCCACCCTGGGGTGGCTGTGACCCGTCGATGTCACCGCAATGCCCGACGTTGCATCGAGATAACGAGTACCCTCGGTGTCGAAGACGTACGCACCCTCTCCACGCACAACCGTCAGTGGGGTGAGTTTTGACCAGACTGGTGCTAAATATGCCACATTTCCTCCTTTGTCTACTGAATGTATAATGACCTTATCCAACTTGACCAATTAAGGCGCGCCTCAAGGTGTCAAGAAACCGTACCGGAACGCCATGTTGCTCACCGATGTCGACGAGTTGGGTCATCAGTAGCCCCGCGTTAATCCCTAGGTAGCGCAGAGGTTCTGGCTCCCATACACGCGGAGCGCGCTCAAAGATGGCGTGCACGGCTGGAAGTTTTTGGGGAGAGAGCAGCCCTTGGGTGACGAGCCTACCCATCAGGTTGGTCATTGCAACACCGTCGCCAGCGTACCCGTACACCTTGGTAACCCCGGCCGACTCATCGACATCAATACGCGGGAACCAGTCTCTGGTCACTCCAAGCGTACCTCCCCAGAAGGCGGGAAACTCGATATCACCAAGGCCTGGCAATAGCTCTAACAGCGTCTGCTCGAGTCGCCGTCGCATCCCCCTACCCCGATCAGGTGCCGGGGTGATCACCGAACCATAGCCATAGGGGGCACCGCGACCACCAAAGGCGATGCGCCGATCGGCGGTGATCTGTCCATAAATGACCAGATTCCGTTCATCGGCGAAACTCAAGCCAAGTTGAGGGCTTCCAATCGCTTCGTACTGCGCATCACTCAGCGGAGCAGTCACCACCATCATCGAATACAGAGGAAGAACCAACCGGTGCCAATCGGCGAATTGAGCGGTGTACGACTCCGTGGCGAGGACGATTGCACCCGCTTGCACGGTATGTCCGTTGGCCACCAACGCATGGTCTCCGATACTGCTGACGTTCGTACCCTCATAGATCCGCACGCCGAACTCCTCGAGTCGATCGGCAAGACCACGCACCAATCTTGCTGGTTGCACCGTTGCACACTGTGGCTCATGCACGGACCCAATGACGTGCCTTGCCCTCAGGGAACGATCGGTTCCACGCGCATCCAACAGGGTTGTTCCGTCCTTGACTTCGCGCCGCAGCCGCTGCCATTGCACACGATCCCTGGCAAGGACCAGCGTGCCTGCCTTCGTGAAATCGCACTCGATATGGAGCTGATCGACCTGCTGGGCGATCTCATCGACTGTCTCTGCGAGTGCGCGCCACAGTTCGTCCGCGAGTTGTGTGCCATAGAGCCGTTCCACCTTCGAAGCCGGGACGGGAAAGAGACTGGAGACCCAACCACCGTTGCGTCCCGACGCCCCAAAACCGACATAGTCACGCTCAAAGACAGCGATCCGAAGCGTGGGATCAAGTGCAGCAAGATACCGCCCTGTCCATAATCCTGTCAGCCCTCCGCCAACGATCGCGACATCAACGTGCAGCGACGATTGCAGCGATGCCCGCGGGGTGATATCACCTAGCTGCTGTAACCAAAAGCTCGGACCAGTTACCACGGGCTATCGCTCAATCATCAAATAGTGCCGCTATAACCCAAGCGCCTTAGCGACGACCGGATGGACAATCTCACCCTTGGAAACGTTCAGTGAACCAGCGAGCACCGGATCCTGAGGATCTCGTGCCAGCCGGACAAGCTTTGGAGCCACCGCCGCTGACAATGCTCGCGATGCCGTCTTCGGGTACTGACCAGGGACATTGGTGACACAGTAGTGTATGACACCCAACTCCTCATAGATTGGCTCAGAGTGCGAAGTCGGTCGCGATGTCTCGATACACCCTCCCTGGTCAATCGCGAGGTCGACAACGACAGAGCCCGGCCTCATGCTGGCGATATGGTCACGCAATACGAGCTTTGGTGCCTTCGCACCGGTGACCAACGCGGCACCCACAACGAGGTCTGCCTCTCTGACTGCCTCGCTGATGGCATGTTCGGAGCTGGCAAGTGTTGCGGTCACCGTACCCTCTTGCTGGGCCATATACAGTCGGTGAAGATCGATGTCCACCCCAGTGACTTCAGCATCCATTCCTCGAGCACCGCGAGCTGCCATCGTGCCTGCTACACCCATACCAATGACAACAACTCGCGCTGGCGGCACTCCAGCCGATCCCCCAAGGAGAACTCCGGAGCCACTCGCGAGATAATGAGCACCAACGATCGCCGCCGTACGCCCGGCGACTTCGCTCATAGGCGCGAGCAACGGGAGGCCACCCTTTTCCTCCAATGTCTCATACGCGAACGCGTCGATACCGCTATCTACGAGCGCCTTCGCAAGTGTAGGTTCTGCAGCGAGATGGAGATAGGCAAAAAGCGTGAGATCCTTGCGGAAGAACCCCCACTCCGACTCCTGTGGCTCCTTCACCTTCACGACGAGATCAGCGGCCCACGTTGCCTTGGCATTTGGAGTGATCTTGGCTCCAACGGCCTCGTAATCGGCGTTAGCGAAACCGGCACCTACGCCTGCGTTTGTCTCTACCCACACATCAAAGCCGGCCTGAACGCAGGACTTCACCGCCGAGGGATCAAGCGCTACTCTTCGCTCTCCGTCCTTGATCTCCTTAGGAAGGCCGATCGACTGAACCATACAATTACTCCTCAATCACTCGTGGCGACAGACAACGCTGGCGACAGAAACCATGGTGGGACAACACTGAAAATTACCCCGATTCCATGCTAGAGCATACGCACCAGCCATGCAAGCGAATCCATAAAATTCAGGAATGGATTCTGCTGATTCAACAGCAAAATACGGAAATCTAACGGTAATCCTCATTCGCCGAGGCACCAACGATCGCGATTGCCCTGCAAACCGACGCAAGAGCACCAGCTAAAGGCTATTCTTAGGGCCAGTGCACTACTTCTCACCATCCTTCAGCGAACTCTTCCCGAATGCAGCCGTCTCCTCTATCGATCCATTGGCATCACAAGCCGCCATTCACCTCCTGCGCAGGGGTGGCTCCGCCATCGACGCCGCTATCGCGGCCAACGCGGTGCTCTCGGTGACCGCGCCTGACCAGTGCGGCCTGGGCGGTGATCTCGTCGCATTGGTCTACTCCCCTCCCTCCTCTCGGGGTCCGGCTCAAGTACAGTCGCTCCAGGCAATAGGTGCCTCCGGCACTGGGGCATCGGCGGAGATGATGCGGGCGAACGGCTATCGGACGATCCCACGTGCAAGTCTTGGAGCCCTGACAGTACCTGGCGCGGTCGACGGGTGGTTAGCGCTGCACCACAAATTTGGCAAACTCCGACTTGATCAAGTGCTAGAGACTGCCGTCGATTACGCCACCAACGGATTTCCCGCATCCAACCGACTACGACGAAACTACGAGCAGATCCGCAGCCATGCCTCAGGGGTTGAACTCGGTGGTTTCTTGATGGCAACGACGAACTCGATACCGCTCGTACGCCGCCCTGGCGTTGCTCGGACCCTTCTAGCAATCTCCAAACTCGGACGTGAAGGATTCTATGCTGGCGAATTCGGAGCAGAGCTGATGAAGCTCAGTGAGGGTGTTTTCCGACCCGATGACCTGGCTAAACCCATTGCAAGGTTTGCAACACCGCTAACAGCGACCCTCTTTGGACATGTGCTCACCACCAACCCAGCGCCGAGTGCGGGGTTTCTTACCCTTGGCGCGTTGGCACAGCTCGGCACCACTGCCAGCACGCTCGGTGATGCCGATTGGTACATAGAGCTCATCGAGGCCTTCCGCGCGACTCGTTGGATGCACGGCTATCACCACGATGACGCTGATCTCGCGGGTGTCCTGGCTGGTACGATCAGCTCCACTGCCCCTCGCACCCACACCGTGGCCACCGGGCCGGACACGACTGCGATCACTGCTGTCGATGAAAACGGGCTCGCTGCCGTTCTCGTGCAGTCCAACGGACATGCCTTCGGTTCACGCCTTGCGACACCTGATACCAACATCTTCATCCATGATCGCGGAGCAGTTGGGTTCAACCTGTTGCCTGGCGATCCAAACGAACTCCGACCCAGAGCGCGTCCTCGTCACACGCTGGCGCCCATCATGGCCCAGACCCTTGGCGGTGATCTTGCCCTGATCGCCGGTACGATGGGCGGAGATCGGCAACCCAGCATATTGGCCCAGGTCATTACCGCAGCATTGCGCGATCAGAGTGATCCACGTGACGCCCTCGTCCAACCACGCTTTGCCTTCTCGTCGATGACCTCTAGCGAGCTGTCGGGATTTGATACCTATGACGGGATCCAAGAACCGATCGTTACTTGCGAAGATCATCTGTCGCCAGCGATATTCGATGAACTCACACGAAGGTTAGGTGCAGTGGCATCGACTCCTGCCTTTGGCACAGAGTCTGGGGTAGCGCATGTGACCCTGCGTCGATCACGCAGCTGGATGATCGCAGCAGATCCACGATCAGAGGCCGCTGGAATTGCCGGCTACTAGCTAACGCAACCGGCTGATTGCCTCGCTGCCAAGCAAACCTGCTCTTGAGTGAGTACGGTTGGCACTATGGAACCGACAACAAGCCCACTCAGTTATGCCGTTGGCCTCAATCAGTATCTCGTTGATCCAGTTTTAGCGAGAATCGCCGAGGGGCTCGTCGCACCTTCCTTCATCTCCCAACTCGTCGAATTGGGCACTACCGTCGGCGATCAGGTGCTGCCGGTCGGTATCGAGATCGACCAAGCCCCCTCCCTGACGTTGATCAGTCACGATCTCGATGGTCGCCGCATCGATCAGGCCCACCTCACCACCTCCCATGCCGCAATCTACGAACAACTTCGCCACGTCGTCTCAACGCCCTGGAACGAAGCAGGTTTTATCGGCCATTTTCTCCAAGGTTACCTGATAGCAGATCCTGGCTTCTATTGTTTGCTGACGCTCACGACCCAGGTTGCAAGCGCACTGCAACTGCTGCTCCCTGACTCCGACCGTTACCTTCGACGACTCACCGATGGTCCAAGCTGGGGAGGCACCTGGTTCACAGAGACACATGCTGGGAGCGACCTGGCCGCCACCCGAACACAAGCTCGACGAGACATAGGCAAATGGCTCCTCTCCAGCGGGGACAAATACTTCGCTAGCGGAGCAGGCCTCACTGATCTCGCAATCACCAGCGCGTACCCTCTACACGCCAGCTCGCTACGGGACCTCCACCTCTATCTTGTCGACAAATATACCGACGAAGGAGAGCTGAATTTCACCCTGCGGCGACTCAAGTCAAAACTCGCCACAAAGGCGATCCCAACTGGAGAAATCGAGCTCGCCGAGTCGCAGGCCACGCTATTGGCTGGTGAAAATGATGGCATCTATCGTATTCTGCAAAGCCTCACCCTTGCCCGCACGGCGAACGCGATTGCGAGCGCTGGTGTGGCGAGAATCGCAACAATCGAGGCCACCCTCCGAGGAGAACGAAGGCAGGCCTTCGGGCATCCTCTCCGGGAACATGCTCTCTTTGCTCGTGATCTCGTGACGTTGCGCCTTGCCCATCTCGGTATCCTCTCACTCGCCCTGCTGGGTGCTGAGACCTTCCAGGAGAGCTACGATTTCACTGACCACAACGACGCAGACTACCTCTTGCTCAGATTGCTGAGTCACGCAACCAAGATCCACACCGCGAAGCATTCAACCATCATCACGCAACAGGCAATGGAATGCTTTGGAGGGCTTGGATTTTTAGAGGAGTACGCTATCGCGCGCTGGCATCGCGAGGCACTAGTTCTGCCTATCTGGGAGGGGAGTGCAAACATCCATGCTCTGGACGCCGCTGAAGTGCTACGACATCCTGACGCCGCTATTGGTGTCAGAGCCCTACTCGCGAAGTGGGTACCACAATCGTTGCGAGGGCCAGTCCTCAAGAGCGCTGAGATCGCACTAGACGGCCTCGCTGGTGAAACGTGGTATCTGAAAGAATCCCTTGAACTCCTCGGAGAGTGTCTCGAGA comes from Ferrimicrobium sp. and encodes:
- a CDS encoding acyl-CoA dehydrogenase family protein: MEPTTSPLSYAVGLNQYLVDPVLARIAEGLVAPSFISQLVELGTTVGDQVLPVGIEIDQAPSLTLISHDLDGRRIDQAHLTTSHAAIYEQLRHVVSTPWNEAGFIGHFLQGYLIADPGFYCLLTLTTQVASALQLLLPDSDRYLRRLTDGPSWGGTWFTETHAGSDLAATRTQARRDIGKWLLSSGDKYFASGAGLTDLAITSAYPLHASSLRDLHLYLVDKYTDEGELNFTLRRLKSKLATKAIPTGEIELAESQATLLAGENDGIYRILQSLTLARTANAIASAGVARIATIEATLRGERRQAFGHPLREHALFARDLVTLRLAHLGILSLALLGAETFQESYDFTDHNDADYLLLRLLSHATKIHTAKHSTIITQQAMECFGGLGFLEEYAIARWHREALVLPIWEGSANIHALDAAEVLRHPDAAIGVRALLAKWVPQSLRGPVLKSAEIALDGLAGETWYLKESLELLGECLEIAALGRFANYVPELADVAELRWTAMQTHSLPTWKLPEALRLAV
- a CDS encoding gamma-glutamyltransferase, which encodes MHYFSPSFSELFPNAAVSSIDPLASQAAIHLLRRGGSAIDAAIAANAVLSVTAPDQCGLGGDLVALVYSPPSSRGPAQVQSLQAIGASGTGASAEMMRANGYRTIPRASLGALTVPGAVDGWLALHHKFGKLRLDQVLETAVDYATNGFPASNRLRRNYEQIRSHASGVELGGFLMATTNSIPLVRRPGVARTLLAISKLGREGFYAGEFGAELMKLSEGVFRPDDLAKPIARFATPLTATLFGHVLTTNPAPSAGFLTLGALAQLGTTASTLGDADWYIELIEAFRATRWMHGYHHDDADLAGVLAGTISSTAPRTHTVATGPDTTAITAVDENGLAAVLVQSNGHAFGSRLATPDTNIFIHDRGAVGFNLLPGDPNELRPRARPRHTLAPIMAQTLGGDLALIAGTMGGDRQPSILAQVITAALRDQSDPRDALVQPRFAFSSMTSSELSGFDTYDGIQEPIVTCEDHLSPAIFDELTRRLGAVASTPAFGTESGVAHVTLRRSRSWMIAADPRSEAAGIAGY
- a CDS encoding FAD-binding oxidoreductase; translated protein: MVTGPSFWLQQLGDITPRASLQSSLHVDVAIVGGGLTGLWTGRYLAALDPTLRIAVFERDYVGFGASGRNGGWVSSLFPVPASKVERLYGTQLADELWRALAETVDEIAQQVDQLHIECDFTKAGTLVLARDRVQWQRLRREVKDGTTLLDARGTDRSLRARHVIGSVHEPQCATVQPARLVRGLADRLEEFGVRIYEGTNVSSIGDHALVANGHTVQAGAIVLATESYTAQFADWHRLVLPLYSMMVVTAPLSDAQYEAIGSPQLGLSFADERNLVIYGQITADRRIAFGGRGAPYGYGSVITPAPDRGRGMRRRLEQTLLELLPGLGDIEFPAFWGGTLGVTRDWFPRIDVDESAGVTKVYGYAGDGVAMTNLMGRLVTQGLLSPQKLPAVHAIFERAPRVWEPEPLRYLGINAGLLMTQLVDIGEQHGVPVRFLDTLRRALIGQVG
- a CDS encoding alanine dehydrogenase, with amino-acid sequence MVQSIGLPKEIKDGERRVALDPSAVKSCVQAGFDVWVETNAGVGAGFANADYEAVGAKITPNAKATWAADLVVKVKEPQESEWGFFRKDLTLFAYLHLAAEPTLAKALVDSGIDAFAYETLEEKGGLPLLAPMSEVAGRTAAIVGAHYLASGSGVLLGGSAGVPPARVVVIGMGVAGTMAARGARGMDAEVTGVDIDLHRLYMAQQEGTVTATLASSEHAISEAVREADLVVGAALVTGAKAPKLVLRDHIASMRPGSVVVDLAIDQGGCIETSRPTSHSEPIYEELGVIHYCVTNVPGQYPKTASRALSAAVAPKLVRLARDPQDPVLAGSLNVSKGEIVHPVVAKALGL
- a CDS encoding aspartate aminotransferase family protein — its product is MAYLAPVWSKLTPLTVVRGEGAYVFDTEGTRYLDATSGIAVTSTGHSHPRVARAIAEQAQEFIHAQVNIYTHHRLQELADRLESVTPAGIDTFFYSNSGAEATEAAVKLARQYTKRTNIIVFQGSFHGRTAQAMAMTTSRTGYRAGYQPLPAGVFVSLFPGFPRAGGADGTSVGEAIDYLDYLLAAQTAPSETAAMVIEPVLGEGGYLPAPTEFLEAIRERCTQHGILFVADEVQTGFGRTGRMFALDHAGVTPDILVMAKGIASGFPFSAIGSSYDIMKEWTVGSHGGTYGANPIGVAAAIATLDVIQEEGLVENAAQRGEQLSEGLRRIAESRKEIGKIRSLGLMVGVEIVDPVTGAPDAARTTAILKELFEAHRIIAMNAGTFGNIIRWMPPLIISQEQIDTMLDAFRASVEATA